A genomic stretch from Mya arenaria isolate MELC-2E11 chromosome 10, ASM2691426v1 includes:
- the LOC128204329 gene encoding uncharacterized protein LOC128204329, whose translation MLIAYKRTGSTFLGDLLGRRADVFYWYEPLAEGRIKNYLKGRNLLCEYSKPSCRNISEADEKSAVNAISHLSDIFSCNVARRVNQISSLDYIWKLTPASWRPFVNCTKNLGNRHVQRCAHVLQDSCKHSQHRMVKILRIDVEIVGSMLESNPRLKMVLLFRDPRGSMNSRLTTTWYRKFVNTDSKKSDDAEVLCSRLTDDISAGKILKAKFPGRVILLQYEDFDGYEDKLHMLYDFLNIGPPKEGAVTVFKKGEHVNHKAAGFHPFNYRHEMSFRVNEIINVHCSDVYKELGLRQFDNENDYKNDNISVIIDKLPFAIMP comes from the exons ATGTTAATTGCCTACAAGAGAACAGGATCTACTTTTCTCGGGGACTTGTTAGGGCGTCGTGCGGACGTGTTTTATTGGTACGAACCGCTGGCAGAAGGACGAATTAAGAACTACTTAAAGGGACGCAACCTCCTTTGCGAATACTCGAAGCCAAGCTGTAGAAACAT CTCGGAGGCAGACGAGAAATCTGCAGTAAATGCAATCAGTCATTTGTCTGACATCTTCTCCTGTAACGTCGCCAGGCGTGTTAATCAGATATCCTCTCTAGATTACATCTGGAAATTGACAC CTGCCAGTTGGAGACCGTTTGTCAACTGCACTAAAAACCTTGGCAACAGACACGTCCAAAGGTGTGCACATGTATTACAAGACAGCTGTAAACACTCACAACACAGAATGGTGAAAATCTTACGTATAGATGTCGAAATAGTTGGATCAATGCTTGAGTCAAATCCTCGACTAAAGATGGTCCTGCTGTTTAGAGACCCGCGCGGATCAATGAACAGCCGACTTACAACCACATGGTACAGAAAATTCGTCAATACTGATTCGAAAAAAAGTGATGATGCTGAGGTATTGTGCTCCCGTTTGACTGATGATATTTCTGCcggtaaaatattaaaagcaaaatttCCTGGTAGGGTGATTTTACTGCAGTACGAGGACTTTGACGGATACGAAGACAAGTTACACATGTTGTATGATTTTCTCAACATTGGTCCACCAAAGGAGGGTGCAgtcactgtttttaaaaaaggtgaACATGTCAATCATAAGGCAGCAGGGTTTCATCCGTTTAACTATAGACATGAAATGTCATTTCGTGtgaatgaaattataaacgtaCATTGCTCAGACGTTTATAAAGAATTAGGATTGCGTCAGtttgacaatgaaaatgattataaaaatgaCAACATTTCTGTTATAATTGATAAACTTCCGTTTGCAATTATGCCATAG